A genomic region of Candidatus Pseudomonas phytovorans contains the following coding sequences:
- the yidC gene encoding membrane protein insertase YidC, protein MDIKRTILIAALAVVSYVMVLKWNDDYGQAALPTQNTAASTVAPGLPDGVPAGNNGASADVPSANAESSPAELAPVALSKDLIRVKTDVLELAIDPVGGDIVQLNLPKYPRRQDHPNIPFQLFDNGGERVYLAQSGLTGANGPDARASGRPLYAAEQKSFQLADGQEQLVVDLKFSDNGVNYIKRFSFKRGEYDLSVSYLIDNQSDQAWSGNMFAQLKRDASGDPSSSTATGTATYLGAALWTASEPYKKVSMKDIDKGSLKENVSGGWVAWLQHYFVTAWIPAKSDNNVVQTRKDSQGNYIIGYTGPALSVPAGGKVETSAMLYAGPKIQSKLKELSPGLELTVDYGFLWFIAQPIFWLLQHIHSLLGNWGWSIIVLTMLIKGLFFPLSAASYRSMARMRAVAPKLAALKERFGDDRQKMSQAMMELYKKEKINPLGGCLPILVQMPVFLALYWVLLESVEMRQAPWMLWITDLSIKDPFFILPIIMGATMFIQQRLNPTPPDPMQAKVMKMMPIIFTFFFLWFPAGLVLYWVVNNCLSISQQWYITRRIEAATKKAAA, encoded by the coding sequence ATGGATATTAAACGCACGATCCTGATCGCCGCGCTGGCAGTCGTGTCCTACGTCATGGTCCTGAAGTGGAACGATGACTACGGCCAGGCTGCCCTGCCGACTCAGAATACTGCTGCCAGCACTGTTGCTCCGGGCTTGCCCGATGGCGTGCCGGCCGGTAACAACGGCGCCAGCGCCGATGTACCGAGCGCCAACGCCGAATCGAGCCCTGCCGAACTGGCACCGGTCGCACTCAGCAAGGACCTGATCCGAGTCAAGACCGACGTTCTGGAACTGGCTATCGATCCGGTCGGTGGTGACATCGTCCAGTTGAACCTGCCGAAGTACCCACGCCGTCAAGACCACCCGAACATTCCATTCCAGTTGTTCGACAATGGTGGTGAGCGTGTTTACCTGGCACAAAGCGGCCTGACCGGTGCCAATGGCCCGGATGCCCGCGCCAGCGGCCGGCCGCTGTATGCCGCCGAACAGAAAAGCTTCCAGCTGGCCGACGGCCAGGAACAACTGGTGGTCGATCTGAAATTCAGCGACAACGGTGTCAACTACATCAAGCGCTTCAGCTTCAAGCGCGGTGAGTACGACCTGAGTGTCAGCTACCTGATCGACAACCAGAGCGATCAGGCCTGGAGCGGCAACATGTTTGCCCAGCTCAAGCGTGACGCCAGCGGCGATCCGTCTTCGAGCACTGCAACCGGCACTGCAACCTACCTGGGCGCAGCCCTGTGGACAGCTTCCGAGCCTTACAAAAAGGTCTCGATGAAGGACATCGACAAAGGTAGTTTGAAAGAAAATGTGTCCGGCGGCTGGGTTGCCTGGCTGCAGCACTACTTCGTGACTGCCTGGATTCCGGCCAAGTCGGACAACAACGTTGTCCAGACCCGCAAGGACAGCCAGGGCAACTACATCATCGGCTATACCGGCCCTGCGCTCAGCGTACCTGCAGGTGGCAAGGTCGAAACCAGCGCCATGCTGTACGCCGGCCCGAAAATCCAGTCCAAGCTGAAAGAGTTGTCCCCAGGCCTGGAACTGACCGTCGACTACGGCTTCCTGTGGTTCATTGCCCAGCCGATCTTCTGGCTGCTGCAACATATCCACAGCCTGCTGGGTAACTGGGGCTGGTCGATCATCGTGCTGACCATGCTGATCAAAGGCCTGTTCTTCCCGCTGTCGGCTGCCAGCTACCGCTCGATGGCGCGCATGCGCGCTGTTGCGCCCAAGCTCGCCGCACTGAAGGAACGCTTCGGTGACGATCGCCAGAAGATGTCCCAGGCGATGATGGAGCTGTACAAGAAAGAGAAGATCAACCCGCTGGGCGGCTGCCTGCCGATCCTGGTGCAGATGCCGGTATTCCTGGCCCTGTACTGGGTGCTGCTGGAAAGCGTGGAAATGCGCCAGGCCCCATGGATGCTGTGGATTACCGACCTGTCGATCAAGGATCCGTTCTTCATCCTGCCGATCATCATGGGCGCTACCATGTTCATCCAGCAGCGTCTGAACCCGACGCCGCCGGATCCGATGCAGGCCAAGGTGATGAAAATGATGCCGATCATCTTCACCTTCTTCTTCCTGTGGTTCCCGGCTGGTCTGGTGCTGTACTGGGTTGTGAACAACTGCCTGTCTATTTCGCAGCAGTGGTACATCACCCGCCGTATCGAAGCAGCCACCAAAAAAGCTGCTGCTTGA
- the mnmE gene encoding tRNA uridine-5-carboxymethylaminomethyl(34) synthesis GTPase MnmE, translating into MNTVRETIAAIATAQGRGGVGIVRLSGPLAGKAGQLITGRTLTPRHAHYGPFRDDEGLVLDEGIALFFPGPNSFTGEDVLELQGHGGPVVLDMLLQRCVQVGCRLARPGEFSERAFLNDKLDLAQAEAIADLIEASSSQAARNALRSLQGEFSKRVHSLTEALIALRIYVEAAIDFPEEEIDFLADGHVLSMLDAVRGELSTVQREAGQGALLRDGMTVVIAGRPNAGKSSLLNQLAGREAAIVTDIAGTTRDILREHIHIDGMPLHVVDTAGLRDTDDHVEKIGVERALKAIGEADRVLLVVDSTAPEASDPFALWPEFLDQRPDPAKVTLIRNKADLSGERVGLEQCDDGHVTITLSAKGDDTGLQLLRDHLKACMGYEQTAESGFSARRRHLDGLRQASEHLEHGRAQLTLAGAGELLAEDLRQAQHALGEITGAFSSDDLLGRIFSSFCIGK; encoded by the coding sequence ATGAACACTGTGCGTGAAACCATCGCCGCCATCGCTACCGCGCAAGGCCGTGGCGGTGTGGGTATTGTCAGGTTGTCCGGCCCCTTGGCTGGCAAGGCCGGGCAATTGATCACCGGCCGTACCCTGACCCCTCGTCATGCCCATTACGGCCCGTTCCGCGATGATGAAGGGCTGGTGCTGGACGAAGGGATTGCGCTGTTCTTCCCAGGGCCGAATTCGTTCACCGGCGAAGATGTGCTCGAGTTGCAGGGCCACGGTGGCCCGGTGGTTCTGGATATGCTGCTGCAGCGCTGTGTACAAGTTGGCTGTCGGCTGGCCCGCCCTGGCGAGTTCAGCGAACGCGCCTTCCTCAACGACAAGCTCGACCTGGCCCAGGCCGAAGCCATTGCCGACCTGATCGAGGCCAGCTCCAGCCAGGCAGCGCGCAACGCCCTGCGCTCGCTGCAAGGGGAATTCTCCAAGCGTGTGCACAGCCTGACCGAGGCGTTGATTGCCCTGCGTATCTACGTCGAGGCAGCGATCGACTTCCCGGAGGAGGAGATCGACTTTCTTGCCGATGGCCACGTGCTGTCGATGCTCGATGCCGTGCGTGGCGAGTTATCCACCGTACAGCGTGAGGCCGGCCAGGGCGCCCTGCTACGTGACGGTATGACCGTGGTCATCGCCGGCCGACCAAACGCCGGCAAGTCGAGCCTGCTGAACCAGTTGGCCGGACGGGAAGCAGCCATCGTCACTGATATCGCCGGTACTACCCGGGACATCCTGCGTGAACATATCCACATCGACGGTATGCCGCTGCATGTGGTCGATACCGCCGGTTTGCGTGATACCGACGATCATGTGGAAAAAATCGGCGTAGAACGCGCGCTGAAGGCCATTGGCGAGGCCGATCGCGTGTTGCTGGTGGTCGACTCCACCGCACCCGAGGCCAGCGACCCGTTCGCCTTGTGGCCGGAGTTTCTCGATCAGCGGCCTGACCCGGCGAAGGTCACGCTGATTCGCAACAAAGCTGACCTGAGTGGTGAGCGGGTAGGGTTGGAACAGTGCGATGACGGGCATGTGACCATCACCCTCAGCGCCAAGGGCGACGACACAGGGCTGCAACTGCTGCGCGACCATCTGAAGGCCTGCATGGGTTACGAACAGACTGCCGAGAGTGGCTTCAGCGCCCGCCGGCGCCATCTGGATGGCTTGCGCCAGGCCAGCGAGCACCTGGAGCACGGCCGTGCCCAACTGACGTTGGCGGGTGCAGGAGAGCTGCTGGCTGAGGACTTGCGCCAGGCACAGCATGCGCTGGGAGAAATCACCGGCGCGTTCAGCTCGGATGACCTGCTGGGGCGGATTTTCTCCAGCTTCTGCATCGGCAAGTAA
- the mnmG gene encoding tRNA uridine-5-carboxymethylaminomethyl(34) synthesis enzyme MnmG, producing MDFPSRFEVIVIGGGHAGTEAALASARMGVKTLLLTHNVETLGHMSCNPAIGGIGKSHLVKEIDALGGAMALATDKSGIQFRVLNNRKGPAVRATRAQADRAIYKAVVREILENQPNLWIFQQSCDDLIVEQDQVKGVVTQMGLRFFAESVVLTTGTFLGGLIHIGLQNHSGGRAGDPPSIALAHRMRELPLRVGRLKTGTPPRIDGRSVDFSVMTEQPGDTPIPVMSFMGNAQMHPRQVSCWITHTNARTHEIIASNLDRSPMYSGVIEGVGPRYCPSIEDKIHRFADKESHQVFIEPEGLTTHELYPNGISTSLPFDVQLELVRSIRGMENAHIVRPGYAIEYDYFDPRDLKYSLETKVIGGLFFAGQINGTTGYEEAGAQGLLAGTNAALRAQGRESWCPRRDEAYIGVLVDDLITLGTQEPYRMFTSRAEYRLILREDNADLRLTEKGRELGLIDDERWAAFCTKRDGIEREEQRLKSTWVRPNTEQGQAVVDKFGTPLSHEYSLLNLLARPEIDYAGLIEATGGEAIDPQVAEQVEIRTKYAGYIDRQQDEIARLRASEDTQLPVDIDYSTISGLSKEIQGKLGQTRPQTLGQASRIPGVTPAAISLLLIYLKKRGAGRELEQSA from the coding sequence GTGGATTTCCCTTCCCGTTTTGAAGTGATCGTCATCGGCGGCGGCCATGCCGGTACCGAGGCTGCGCTTGCGTCTGCACGCATGGGTGTGAAAACCCTGCTGCTGACCCATAACGTGGAAACCCTCGGTCACATGAGCTGCAACCCCGCCATCGGCGGTATTGGCAAAAGCCATCTGGTCAAAGAGATCGATGCCCTCGGCGGCGCCATGGCGCTGGCCACTGACAAGAGCGGCATCCAGTTCCGCGTTTTGAACAACCGCAAGGGCCCGGCCGTACGTGCCACCCGTGCCCAGGCCGACCGCGCCATCTACAAGGCAGTGGTGCGTGAAATCCTGGAGAACCAGCCGAACCTGTGGATATTCCAGCAGTCCTGCGACGACCTGATCGTCGAGCAGGACCAGGTCAAAGGCGTGGTGACGCAGATGGGTCTGCGTTTCTTCGCCGAATCGGTGGTATTGACCACCGGTACTTTCCTCGGCGGGCTTATCCACATTGGTTTGCAAAACCATTCCGGTGGTCGTGCCGGTGATCCACCTTCGATTGCCCTGGCCCACCGCATGCGTGAACTGCCGCTGCGCGTCGGTCGCCTGAAAACCGGTACACCGCCGCGCATCGATGGTCGCTCGGTGGATTTCTCGGTCATGACCGAGCAGCCAGGCGATACGCCAATCCCGGTGATGTCGTTCATGGGCAATGCCCAGATGCACCCACGCCAGGTGAGCTGCTGGATTACCCACACCAATGCGCGCACCCACGAGATCATTGCCTCGAACCTCGACCGTTCGCCGATGTACTCGGGCGTGATCGAAGGTGTCGGCCCACGTTACTGCCCGTCCATCGAAGACAAGATCCACCGCTTTGCCGACAAGGAAAGCCACCAGGTGTTCATCGAGCCGGAAGGCCTGACCACCCACGAGCTGTATCCCAACGGTATTTCCACTTCCCTGCCGTTCGACGTGCAGCTGGAACTGGTGCGCTCGATCCGCGGCATGGAAAACGCTCACATCGTGCGCCCGGGCTACGCCATCGAGTACGACTACTTCGACCCGCGTGACCTCAAGTACAGCCTCGAGACCAAAGTGATCGGCGGCCTGTTCTTCGCCGGGCAGATCAACGGCACCACCGGTTACGAAGAGGCCGGTGCACAAGGCTTGTTGGCGGGTACCAACGCTGCACTGCGTGCGCAAGGCCGCGAAAGCTGGTGCCCGCGTCGCGATGAGGCGTACATCGGGGTACTGGTCGACGACCTGATCACCCTGGGTACCCAGGAGCCGTACCGCATGTTCACTTCGCGTGCCGAGTACCGCTTGATCCTGCGCGAAGACAACGCAGACCTGCGCTTGACCGAAAAAGGCCGCGAACTCGGCTTGATCGACGACGAGCGCTGGGCTGCTTTCTGCACCAAGCGCGACGGTATCGAACGAGAGGAACAGCGCCTCAAGTCCACCTGGGTTCGCCCGAATACCGAGCAAGGCCAGGCGGTTGTGGATAAGTTCGGCACTCCGCTCAGCCACGAATACAGCCTGCTTAACCTGTTGGCCCGCCCGGAAATCGACTATGCCGGCCTGATTGAGGCGACCGGCGGTGAAGCGATCGATCCACAGGTAGCCGAGCAGGTCGAGATCCGGACCAAATACGCCGGTTACATCGACCGCCAGCAGGATGAAATCGCACGACTGCGCGCCAGTGAAGATACCCAGCTGCCTGTGGATATCGACTACTCGACGATTTCCGGGCTGTCCAAGGAGATCCAGGGCAAGCTGGGTCAGACCCGTCCGCAAACGTTGGGCCAGGCTTCTCGCATCCCGGGCGTGACCCCGGCAGCCATTTCCCTGTTGCTGATTTACTTGAAAAAACGCGGCGCTGGCCGCGAATTGGAGCAAAGCGCTTGA
- the rsmG gene encoding 16S rRNA (guanine(527)-N(7))-methyltransferase RsmG: MSSLVTPQHAEELSTGARQLGVELSPEQHEKLLGYLALLIKWNKAYNLTAVRDPDEMVSRHLLDSLSVMSFIHSERDNWLDVGSGGGMPGIPLAILHPRKQVTVLDSNGKKTRFLTQVKMELKLDNLQVIHSRVEAFQPAQPFDGIISRAFSSMENFTNWTRHLGDTGTQWLAMKGLHPADELVALPADFTVESEQALTVPGCQGQRHLLILRRKA, encoded by the coding sequence TTGAGTTCCCTGGTCACCCCGCAACATGCCGAAGAGTTGTCCACAGGTGCCCGCCAGCTCGGTGTCGAGCTAAGCCCGGAGCAGCACGAAAAGCTGCTCGGCTACCTGGCCCTGTTGATCAAATGGAACAAAGCCTACAACCTCACTGCCGTCCGTGATCCGGACGAGATGGTTTCCCGCCATCTGCTCGACAGCCTCAGCGTCATGTCGTTTATCCACAGCGAGCGCGATAACTGGCTGGATGTTGGCAGTGGTGGTGGCATGCCGGGCATTCCCCTGGCTATCCTTCATCCGCGCAAACAGGTGACGGTGCTGGATAGCAATGGCAAAAAGACCCGCTTCCTGACCCAAGTGAAAATGGAACTCAAGCTGGATAACCTGCAGGTTATCCACAGCCGGGTCGAAGCCTTCCAACCGGCTCAGCCGTTCGACGGAATCATCTCCCGCGCTTTCAGCAGCATGGAGAATTTCACCAACTGGACCCGCCATCTGGGCGACACCGGGACGCAATGGCTTGCAATGAAGGGGCTGCATCCTGCCGATGAACTGGTAGCATTGCCCGCAGACTTCACAGTGGAAAGCGAACAGGCCCTGACCGTTCCGGGTTGCCAGGGCCAGCGCCATCTGCTGATACTGCGCCGCAAGGCATGA
- a CDS encoding ParA family protein, with the protein MAKVFAIANQKGGVGKTTTCINLAASLAATKRRVLLIDLDPQGNATMGSGVDKHELEHSVYDLLIGECDLAQAMHYSEHGGFQLLPANRDLTAAEVVLLEMQVKESRLRNALAPIRESYDYILIDCPPSLSMLTLNALVASDGVIIPMQCEYYALEGLSDLVDNIKRIAARLNPELKIEGLLRTMFDPRLSLNNDVSAQLKEHFGPQLYDTVIPRNIRLAEAPSFGMPALAYDKQSRGALAYLALAGELVRRQRRQSRTAQTT; encoded by the coding sequence ATGGCTAAGGTATTCGCAATCGCGAACCAGAAAGGTGGTGTAGGCAAGACTACCACCTGTATCAATCTCGCCGCCTCGCTGGCCGCGACCAAGCGTCGTGTGCTGCTGATCGACCTCGATCCGCAGGGCAACGCCACCATGGGCAGCGGTGTGGACAAACACGAGCTCGAGCACTCGGTCTACGACCTGCTGATCGGGGAATGCGACCTGGCCCAGGCCATGCATTACTCCGAACACGGTGGTTTCCAGTTGCTGCCGGCCAACCGAGACCTGACCGCCGCCGAAGTGGTGCTGCTGGAAATGCAGGTCAAGGAGAGCCGCCTGCGCAACGCTCTGGCGCCCATCCGCGAGAGCTACGACTACATCCTCATCGACTGCCCACCGTCGCTGTCCATGCTCACCCTGAACGCTCTGGTCGCTTCCGATGGCGTGATTATCCCCATGCAGTGCGAGTACTACGCGCTGGAAGGTCTCAGCGACCTTGTGGATAACATCAAGCGCATCGCTGCCCGGTTGAATCCGGAGCTGAAGATCGAAGGCCTGCTGCGGACCATGTTCGACCCGCGCCTGAGCCTGAACAACGATGTTTCGGCGCAGTTGAAGGAGCACTTCGGCCCGCAGCTGTACGACACGGTCATTCCGCGAAACATTCGCCTGGCCGAGGCCCCCAGCTTCGGCATGCCTGCCCTGGCCTACGACAAGCAGTCGCGTGGTGCGCTGGCTTATCTGGCCCTGGCTGGGGAACTGGTTCGCCGTCAACGCCGTCAATCACGCACTGCACAAACAACTTAA
- a CDS encoding ParB/RepB/Spo0J family partition protein has product MAVKKRGLGRGLDALLSGPSVSALEEQAVKIDQKELQHLPVELIQRGKYQPRRDMDPQALEELAHSIRSHGVMQPIVVRPIGDNRYEIIAGERRWRATQQAGLDTIPAMVREVADEAAIAMALIENIQREDLNPLEEAMALQRLQQEFELTQQQVADAVGKSRVTVANLLRLITLPDAIKTMLAHGDLEMGHARALLGLDENRQEEGARHVVARGLTVRQTEALVRQWLSDKPDPVEPSKPDPDIARLEQRLAERLGSAVQIRHGNKGKGQLVIRYNSLDELQGVLAHIR; this is encoded by the coding sequence ATGGCCGTCAAGAAACGGGGTCTCGGACGTGGGTTGGATGCACTGCTCAGTGGTCCTTCCGTCAGCGCGCTCGAAGAGCAGGCTGTGAAGATCGACCAGAAAGAACTGCAACACCTGCCGGTCGAGCTGATTCAGCGGGGCAAGTACCAGCCACGCCGGGACATGGACCCCCAGGCGCTGGAAGAGCTTGCGCACTCGATTCGCAGCCATGGCGTGATGCAACCGATCGTGGTCCGCCCGATTGGCGACAACCGCTACGAGATCATTGCCGGTGAGCGCCGCTGGCGTGCCACCCAGCAGGCCGGCCTGGACACGATCCCGGCCATGGTCCGTGAAGTGGCGGATGAAGCCGCCATTGCCATGGCGCTGATCGAGAACATCCAGCGCGAAGACCTCAACCCGCTGGAAGAGGCCATGGCCCTGCAGCGCCTGCAGCAGGAATTCGAGCTCACCCAGCAACAGGTGGCTGACGCCGTAGGCAAATCGCGGGTAACCGTGGCCAACCTGCTGCGCCTGATTACCCTGCCTGACGCGATCAAGACCATGCTCGCCCACGGTGACCTGGAGATGGGCCATGCACGCGCATTGCTCGGCCTGGACGAAAACCGTCAGGAGGAGGGGGCGCGTCATGTTGTCGCACGTGGCCTCACCGTGCGCCAAACCGAGGCACTGGTACGTCAGTGGCTGAGTGACAAGCCTGATCCGGTCGAACCGAGCAAACCTGATCCGGACATCGCACGCCTTGAACAGCGGCTCGCAGAGCGCCTGGGCTCGGCCGTTCAGATCCGTCATGGCAACAAGGGCAAAGGCCAGTTGGTTATTCGCTACAACTCGCTTGACGAGTTGCAAGGCGTGCTTGCTCACATCCGCTGA
- a CDS encoding F0F1 ATP synthase subunit I: protein MEIRTPNRLPFHRWAVFPVLLAQFVVLLLATLVLWQWKGVVSGYSGLCGGLIAWLPNVYFAWKAFRFSGARAAQAIVKSFYAGEAGKMILTAVLFALTFAGVKPLAPLAVFGVFVLTLWVSWFAPLLMNKRLSRP, encoded by the coding sequence ATGGAAATCCGCACGCCAAACCGCCTGCCTTTCCATCGCTGGGCGGTTTTTCCGGTACTGCTGGCTCAATTTGTCGTACTGCTGCTGGCAACATTGGTTTTGTGGCAGTGGAAAGGGGTGGTCAGTGGATATTCAGGCCTTTGCGGAGGTTTGATCGCTTGGCTGCCCAATGTGTATTTCGCCTGGAAGGCTTTTCGCTTCAGCGGGGCTCGGGCGGCACAAGCCATCGTCAAGTCGTTTTACGCTGGCGAGGCAGGCAAGATGATTTTGACGGCAGTGCTTTTTGCACTGACCTTCGCAGGAGTGAAGCCACTGGCGCCGTTGGCAGTATTCGGCGTCTTCGTGTTGACCCTTTGGGTCAGCTGGTTCGCGCCCCTGCTGATGAATAAAAGACTTTCGAGACCTTAA
- the atpB gene encoding F0F1 ATP synthase subunit A: protein MAEETASGYIQHHLQNLTYGQLPDGSWGFAHSAAEAKAMGFWAFHVDTLGWSVALGLIFLFIFRMAAKKATSGQPGGLQNFVEVMVDFVHGSVKDSFHGRSPVIAPLALTIFVWVFLMNAVDLVPVDWIPQLAILISGDPHIPFRAVSTTDPNATLAMAFSVFALIIFYSIKVKGLGGFLGELTLHPFGSKNIFLQILLIPVNFLLEFVTLIAKPISLALRLFGNMYAGELVFILIAVMFGSGLLWLSGLGVVLQWAWAVFHILIITLQAFIFMMLTIVYLSMAHEDNH, encoded by the coding sequence ATGGCAGAAGAAACCGCTTCGGGTTATATCCAGCACCACTTGCAGAACCTGACCTATGGTCAATTACCAGACGGCAGCTGGGGCTTCGCCCATTCGGCTGCAGAAGCCAAGGCAATGGGCTTCTGGGCGTTCCACGTGGACACCCTGGGTTGGTCCGTCGCGCTGGGTTTGATCTTCCTGTTCATCTTCCGCATGGCGGCCAAGAAGGCAACTTCCGGTCAACCTGGCGGTTTGCAGAACTTCGTGGAAGTGATGGTCGACTTCGTCCATGGCAGCGTGAAGGACTCCTTCCACGGCCGTAGCCCGGTGATTGCACCACTGGCGCTGACCATCTTCGTCTGGGTATTCCTGATGAACGCCGTCGACCTGGTACCGGTCGACTGGATTCCTCAGCTGGCCATCCTGATTTCCGGTGATCCGCACATTCCGTTCCGCGCCGTGTCGACCACCGACCCGAACGCGACCCTGGCCATGGCCTTCAGTGTGTTCGCCCTGATCATTTTCTACAGCATCAAGGTCAAGGGCCTGGGCGGCTTCCTCGGTGAGCTGACCCTGCACCCGTTCGGCAGCAAGAACATCTTCCTGCAGATCCTGCTGATTCCGGTCAACTTCCTGCTGGAATTCGTCACCCTGATCGCCAAGCCGATCTCGCTGGCACTGCGTCTGTTCGGCAACATGTATGCCGGCGAACTGGTGTTCATCCTGATCGCTGTAATGTTCGGCTCCGGCCTGCTCTGGCTGAGCGGCCTGGGTGTGGTGCTGCAATGGGCGTGGGCTGTGTTCCACATCCTGATCATCACCCTGCAAGCTTTCATCTTCATGATGCTGACCATCGTCTACCTGTCGATGGCACACGAAGATAACCATTAA
- the atpE gene encoding F0F1 ATP synthase subunit C, whose translation METVVGLTAIAVALLIGLGALGTAIGFGLLGGKFLEGAARQPEMVPMLQVKMFIVAGLLDAVTMIGVGIALFFTFANPFVGQIAG comes from the coding sequence ATGGAAACTGTAGTTGGTCTGACCGCTATCGCTGTTGCTCTGCTGATCGGCCTGGGTGCTCTGGGTACCGCCATTGGTTTCGGCCTGCTGGGCGGCAAATTCCTGGAAGGCGCTGCTCGCCAGCCAGAAATGGTTCCAATGCTGCAGGTTAAAATGTTCATCGTTGCCGGTCTGCTCGACGCCGTAACCATGATCGGTGTTGGTATCGCTCTGTTCTTCACCTTCGCGAATCCGTTCGTTGGTCAAATCGCCGGCTGA
- a CDS encoding F0F1 ATP synthase subunit B, whose translation MNINATLIGQSVAFLIFVLFCMKYVWPPVITALQERQKKIADGLDAANRAARDLELAQEKAGQQLREAKAQAAEIIEQSKKRAAQLVEEAREQARVEADRVKAQALAEIEQELNSAKDALRAQVGALAVGGAEKILGATIDQNAHAELVNKLAAEI comes from the coding sequence GTGAATATTAATGCAACCCTGATTGGCCAATCCGTTGCCTTCCTGATTTTTGTACTCTTCTGCATGAAGTATGTATGGCCTCCGGTCATCACTGCCCTGCAAGAGCGCCAAAAGAAGATTGCCGACGGCTTGGACGCTGCCAACCGCGCAGCTCGCGACCTGGAGCTGGCCCAAGAGAAAGCGGGTCAGCAACTGCGTGAAGCTAAAGCACAGGCAGCCGAAATCATTGAGCAAAGCAAGAAACGCGCTGCTCAGCTTGTCGAGGAAGCCCGTGAACAGGCCCGCGTCGAAGCTGACCGTGTGAAGGCTCAGGCTCTGGCCGAGATCGAACAGGAACTGAACAGCGCTAAAGACGCCCTGCGTGCCCAAGTGGGTGCTCTGGCCGTTGGCGGTGCTGAAAAGATCCTTGGCGCCACAATCGATCAAAACGCGCATGCGGAGCTGGTTAACAAACTGGCCGCTGAAATTTAA
- a CDS encoding F0F1 ATP synthase subunit delta — protein MAELTTLARPYAKAAFEHAQAHQQLANWSAMLGLAAAVSQDDTMQRLLKAPRLTSAEKAATFIDVCGDKFNAQAQNFIHVAAENDRLLLLPEIANLFDLYKAEQEKSVDVEVTSAFALNQEQQDKLAKVLSARLGQEVRLHASEDASLIGGVVIRAGDLVIDGSVRGKIAKLAEALKS, from the coding sequence ATGGCAGAACTGACCACGTTGGCCCGACCTTACGCTAAGGCTGCCTTTGAGCATGCCCAGGCCCATCAGCAACTGGCCAATTGGTCAGCCATGCTCGGCCTGGCTGCTGCGGTGTCGCAAGATGACACCATGCAGCGCCTGCTCAAGGCCCCGCGACTGACGAGCGCAGAAAAGGCCGCCACGTTCATTGACGTGTGCGGTGACAAGTTCAATGCACAGGCACAGAATTTCATTCATGTTGCCGCGGAAAACGACCGTCTCCTGCTTTTGCCGGAGATTGCCAATCTGTTCGACCTGTACAAGGCCGAGCAAGAGAAATCCGTGGACGTGGAAGTCACCAGTGCCTTCGCGTTGAACCAAGAACAGCAAGACAAACTCGCCAAGGTTCTCAGTGCACGGTTAGGCCAGGAAGTGCGCCTGCACGCGTCGGAGGATGCCAGCCTGATTGGCGGCGTCGTCATCCGCGCTGGTGACCTGGTAATCGATGGCTCTGTTCGCGGCAAAATCGCGAAACTGGCCGAAGCATTGAAATCTTGA